The following coding sequences are from one Perognathus longimembris pacificus isolate PPM17 chromosome 13, ASM2315922v1, whole genome shotgun sequence window:
- the LOC125362406 gene encoding olfactory receptor 2AG2-like has product MELWSTTLGSSFILDGILNDSRFPELLWTTITILYMVALTSNGLLLLLITMDVRLHVPMCLLLRQLSLIDFLFTTVVMLRAIIDFLLGDNSNSLGCALQIFLELTLGGGEDLLLTFMADNRYVAICHLRQYMIFMRPKICWFMVTTSWILALPTALEHTIYTMHFPFCMSLEIRHLLCEISPRLKLACADTSTYELLLSF; this is encoded by the coding sequence ATGGAGCTCTGGTCCACCACACTGGGAAGCAGCTTTATTTTGGACGGTATTCTGAATGACAGCAGGTTTCCTGAACTGCTCTGGACCACAATCACAATCCTGTACATGGTGGCCCTGACCAGCAATGGGCTTTTGCTTCTGCTCATCACAATGGATGTGAGGCTCCACGTGCCAATGTGCCTCCTGCTTAGGCAGCTctctctcattgactttcttttcACAACAGTTGTCATGCTCAGGGCCATCATAGATTTTCTACTTGGGGATAACTCCAACTCACTTGGCTGTGCCCTTCAGATATTCCTGGAACTGACACTTGGTGGAGGAGAAGACCTGCTTCTAACCTTTATGGCCGATAACAGGTATGTGGCCATTTGCCATCTTCGCCAGTACATGATCTTCATGAGACCAAAGATCTGCTGGTTCATGGTGACCACATCTTGGATCCTGGCACTTCCAACTGCTCTAGAACATACCATTTATACCATGCATTTTCCTTTCTGCATGTCCTTGGAAATCAGACACCTGCTCTGTGAGATCTCCCCTCGGCTGAAGTTGGCCTGTGCAGACACCTCCACTTATGAACTCTTGTTGTCATTTTAA